One window from the genome of Candidatus Zixiibacteriota bacterium encodes:
- the rplO gene encoding 50S ribosomal protein L15, with protein sequence MELHTLKPPKGARKTRRRVGRGSGSGLGKTSGRGHKGAGARSGFKREAWREGGQMPLARRLPKFGFTNIFKKTWQVINLSDLARLEAGEVTPDTMLAAGLIKTTAVPVKVLGDGTVEKAYTVKAAAFSKSAASKIEAAGGKAEVLS encoded by the coding sequence ATGGAACTGCATACGTTGAAACCGCCGAAAGGGGCAAGAAAGACGCGCAGGCGGGTGGGACGCGGCTCGGGCAGCGGCCTGGGGAAAACCTCGGGACGCGGCCACAAGGGGGCCGGGGCGCGGAGCGGCTTCAAGCGCGAAGCCTGGCGCGAAGGCGGCCAGATGCCGCTCGCACGGCGCCTGCCCAAATTCGGTTTCACCAATATCTTCAAGAAGACCTGGCAGGTGATCAACCTGTCCGACCTCGCGCGCCTCGAGGCGGGCGAGGTGACGCCCGATACGATGCTCGCGGCGGGCCTGATCAAGACAACGGCCGTACCGGTGAAAGTGCTGGGGGACGGGACGGTGGAGAAGGCGTACACGGTCAAAGCGGCGGCGTTCAGTAAGTCGGCGGCCAGCAAGATCGAAGCCGCCGGCGGAAAAGCCGAGGTGCTGTCTTGA
- a CDS encoding adenylate kinase: protein MMRHLVFLGPPGSGKGTQAAKLAAEMKIRYLSTGDLLRAAVSTGTELGRKARGYMERGELVPDALLVGLIEATIRAGELDHGFILDGFPRTVPQAEALRDMLNGNGKELDAAVLLAVSDEEVVRRLSGRWFCPSCQATYNYPHHMPRREGRCDAEGAALERRPDDQPEVVRRRLDVYKKQTRPIEDFYRAAAILVEVQGEQPPEAVFADLLDIVGARK from the coding sequence GTGATGAGGCATCTCGTGTTTCTCGGCCCGCCCGGATCGGGCAAAGGGACGCAGGCGGCGAAGCTGGCGGCGGAGATGAAGATCCGCTACCTGTCGACCGGGGACCTGCTGCGCGCCGCGGTGAGCACCGGGACCGAGCTGGGCCGAAAAGCGCGAGGGTATATGGAGCGCGGGGAACTCGTCCCGGATGCGCTCCTCGTGGGATTGATCGAGGCGACCATCCGGGCCGGGGAACTCGACCACGGATTCATTCTGGACGGGTTTCCGCGGACGGTGCCGCAGGCGGAGGCGCTGCGGGATATGCTGAACGGCAATGGCAAGGAACTCGATGCGGCCGTCCTCCTGGCCGTGTCGGACGAGGAAGTGGTGCGGCGGCTGTCGGGGCGGTGGTTCTGCCCGTCCTGCCAGGCGACCTACAACTACCCGCACCACATGCCCCGGCGGGAGGGCCGGTGCGACGCGGAGGGCGCGGCCCTGGAGCGGCGCCCGGACGACCAGCCCGAGGTCGTGCGCCGGCGACTGGATGTGTACAAGAAACAGACGCGGCCGATCGAAGATTTCTACCGGGCGGCGGCCATTCTGGTCGAGGTGCAGGGGGAACAGCCGCCCGAGGCGGTGTTTGCCGACCTGCTCGACATCGTCGGGGCGCGAAAATAG
- the secY gene encoding preprotein translocase subunit SecY, which translates to MIDKFRSVFKVEELRRRIFYTLALLVVYRIGGHIPTPGIDGSILASVLANNTIFGLFDLFVGGAFAKATIFAMGIMPYISASIMLQLLGAVVPYLQRLQREGEEGRRKITQYTRYLTVLIAALQAWGTAGYLTTIKSAAGVSAVHMNTAAFIPLTILTFTSGTIFIMWLGEQITERGIGNGISLIIFIGIIARFPEAVVQEVLLVWHGSRNLFVGAIMLAAMVAVIAAVILVTRAQRRVPVQYPRKVVGRRVFGGATTHLPLSVNSAGVIPIIFAQSIMFLPSTVAQLFPNTDWVQNLVAVWLAPGGLWYSLIYGVIIIFFAYFYTAIVFNPMEIADNMRKNGGYIPGIRPGKNTADYIEKILTRITLPGAIFFAAIAILPWVLIGQFNVNFFFGGTGLLIVVGVALDTLQQIESHLIMRHYDGFMKKGRIRGRSM; encoded by the coding sequence TTGATAGATAAGTTCAGATCGGTGTTCAAAGTCGAGGAGTTGCGAAGACGGATCTTCTACACCCTCGCGCTGCTCGTCGTCTACCGCATCGGCGGACACATCCCCACGCCCGGGATCGACGGCAGCATCCTGGCCTCGGTGCTGGCCAACAACACCATCTTCGGGCTGTTCGACCTGTTCGTGGGCGGGGCCTTCGCCAAGGCGACTATTTTCGCCATGGGCATCATGCCCTACATCTCGGCCTCGATTATGCTCCAGCTCCTCGGCGCGGTGGTGCCGTACCTCCAGCGGCTGCAGCGCGAGGGCGAGGAGGGGCGGCGCAAGATCACGCAGTACACGCGGTACCTGACCGTGCTCATTGCCGCGCTCCAGGCGTGGGGGACGGCGGGGTACTTAACGACCATCAAGAGCGCGGCGGGCGTCTCGGCCGTGCACATGAACACGGCGGCGTTCATCCCCCTCACCATCCTCACGTTCACGAGCGGCACGATTTTCATCATGTGGCTCGGCGAGCAGATCACGGAGCGGGGGATCGGGAACGGTATTTCGCTGATCATTTTCATCGGGATCATCGCGCGCTTCCCTGAGGCCGTGGTGCAGGAAGTGCTGCTGGTGTGGCACGGGTCACGCAACCTGTTCGTGGGCGCGATCATGCTGGCGGCCATGGTGGCCGTGATCGCGGCGGTCATTCTGGTGACGCGGGCGCAGCGCCGGGTGCCGGTGCAGTATCCGCGCAAGGTGGTGGGCCGCCGGGTGTTCGGCGGGGCGACGACGCACCTGCCGTTGTCGGTGAACTCGGCCGGCGTCATCCCGATCATCTTCGCCCAGTCGATCATGTTTCTCCCCTCGACCGTCGCGCAGCTGTTCCCCAACACCGACTGGGTGCAGAACCTGGTGGCGGTGTGGCTGGCGCCGGGCGGCCTCTGGTACTCCCTCATCTATGGGGTGATCATCATCTTCTTCGCCTACTTCTACACGGCGATCGTGTTCAACCCCATGGAGATCGCCGACAACATGCGCAAGAACGGCGGGTACATTCCAGGCATTCGGCCGGGCAAGAACACCGCCGACTATATTGAGAAAATCCTCACCCGGATTACTCTGCCGGGCGCCATCTTCTTCGCCGCCATCGCCATCCTCCCCTGGGTGCTCATCGGCCAGTTCAACGTGAACTTCTTCTTCGGCGGCACCGGGCTCCTCATCGTGGTCGGCGTGGCCCTCGACACCCTCCAGCAGATCGAGTCGCACCTGATCATGCGGCACTACGACGGGTTCATGAAGAAAGGGCGAATCCGGGGAAGGTCCATGTGA
- the rpmD gene encoding 50S ribosomal protein L30: protein MGKLRVTQIRSTIDRKEPHKRTIEALGLGKIRRSVIHNDTPQIRGMIRAVRYLVTVEEIDEK, encoded by the coding sequence ATGGGCAAGCTTAGAGTGACGCAGATCAGAAGCACGATCGACCGCAAGGAGCCGCACAAACGCACCATCGAGGCGCTGGGGCTCGGCAAAATCCGGCGGTCCGTCATCCACAACGACACGCCGCAGATCCGCGGTATGATCCGCGCCGTCCGCTATCTCGTGACGGTGGAAGAGATCGACGAAAAATAG
- the map gene encoding type I methionyl aminopeptidase: MIVLKTAEQIEVMARAGRVVGRTLDMVGTVIRPGMTTGQLDRLIEDFIRAEGAIPAFKGYQGFPASACISIDDEVVHGIPGKRVIEEGVIVSVDIGAIVDDYYGDSARTFGIGEVSEEKRRLMEWTLKALHAGIDKARKGNRLGAVSAAIQQVAESQGYGVVRQLVGHGIGRAMHEEPQVPNFGSPADGPVLEAGMVIAIEPMINMGTYEVRTLPDGWTVVTADGRPSAHFEHTVAVGPDGPRILTAA; the protein is encoded by the coding sequence GTGATAGTGCTGAAGACGGCGGAACAGATCGAGGTGATGGCCCGGGCGGGCCGGGTGGTCGGGCGGACGCTCGACATGGTCGGCACCGTCATCCGGCCGGGAATGACGACCGGGCAGCTCGACCGCCTCATCGAGGACTTCATCCGGGCCGAGGGAGCGATCCCGGCCTTCAAGGGGTACCAGGGATTCCCGGCCTCGGCGTGCATTTCGATCGACGACGAGGTCGTGCACGGAATTCCGGGGAAACGGGTGATCGAGGAGGGGGTGATCGTGTCGGTCGATATCGGCGCGATCGTGGATGACTACTACGGGGACTCGGCGCGGACCTTCGGCATCGGCGAGGTGTCGGAGGAGAAGCGGCGGCTCATGGAGTGGACGCTGAAAGCGCTCCACGCCGGTATTGACAAGGCGCGAAAAGGGAATAGATTAGGCGCGGTATCGGCGGCCATCCAGCAGGTGGCGGAGTCGCAGGGATACGGTGTGGTGCGCCAACTGGTCGGCCACGGCATCGGCCGCGCCATGCATGAGGAGCCGCAGGTGCCCAATTTCGGCTCGCCCGCTGACGGCCCGGTGCTCGAGGCGGGAATGGTCATCGCGATCGAACCGATGATCAACATGGGGACGTACGAGGTCAGGACGCTGCCGGACGGGTGGACGGTGGTGACGGCGGACGGACGTCCGTCGGCCCATTTCGAACACACCGTCGCGGTGGGCCCGGACGGCCCGCGGATCCTCACGGCGGCCTAA